From Rutidosis leptorrhynchoides isolate AG116_Rl617_1_P2 chromosome 3, CSIRO_AGI_Rlap_v1, whole genome shotgun sequence, a single genomic window includes:
- the LOC139899801 gene encoding THO complex subunit 4B-like: MMNFDIMAYHVQEMLVGGKGNSEAGTKLYISNLHYEVTNEDMKVLFYDVGELKRYSVHYDRTGISKGTAEVVFVCQSDAVAAKKRYNNVQLDGKPMRLALVGVNIVTHVPVAPMQKGVTGNNHTNSSRKILYACHFFSFDSTRGRIVGRGQERGGIGSRGSRKDQGCGRPQEVSVEDLDADFEKYRLQAMRIN; this comes from the exons ATGAT GAATTTTGATATAATG GCTTATCATGTGCAAGAAATGCTGGTTGGAGGCAAGGGTAATTCTGAAGCAGGGACAAAGCTTTATATCTCTAATTTGCACTATGAAGTTACTAATGAGGATATGAAg GTGCTGTTTTATGATGTTGGAGAGTTGAAACGCTACTCAGTCCATTATGATAGAACTGGAATTTCAAAG GGAACTGCAGAGGTTGTGTTTGTTTGCCAGTCAGATGCGGTTGCTGCAAAGAAGAGATATAACAATGTACAGCTTGATGGCAAACCTATGCGGCTTGCATTGGTTGGAGTAAACATTGTTACCCATGTTCCTGTTGCGCCCATGCAAAAGGGTGTAACAGGAAATAATCACACCAATAGTTCTCGAAAAATTCTCTA CGCTTGTCATTTTTTCTCATTCGACAGCACCCGAGGGAGAATTGTTGGAAGAGGACAAGAGCGTGGTGGAATTGGATCTCGTGGATCTAGGAAGGATCAGGGTTGCGGTCGTCCTCAGGAAGTATCAGTGGAAGATTTGGACGCTGATTTTGAGAAATATCGTCTACAAGCAATGCGTATAAATTAA